A genomic stretch from Coffea arabica cultivar ET-39 chromosome 10c, Coffea Arabica ET-39 HiFi, whole genome shotgun sequence includes:
- the LOC113715128 gene encoding uncharacterized protein: MSTSILLCSSTPTGLRRSGGFTLNRPLDLAILAQKRSLFFAGCQSLIHPSHGVQIMNKSNRKFAVFNSVQPSGPPSSGSWNGWILGAVLTFVLPFLTNKWGPLLKIKNEFETAVQTVENVVDAVEKVAEQVEKVAEDIAEGLPAGKLKNAVTFIENVADQIDDTAEVVGDAIDKVQEVEEQVESAVESALDGEKEAIPDEAKEPAKEVKAET, translated from the exons ATGAGTACATCCATCCTTTTGTGTAGTTCCACTCCAACTGGCCTTCGTAGGAGTGGAGGTTTCACACTGAATCGCCCTTTGGACTTGGCTATCTTAGCTCAGAAAAGGTCCCTCTTTTTTGCGGGTTGCCAGAGCTTGATTCATCCAAGCCATGGAGTGCAAATAATGAACAAGAGCAacag GAAATTCGCAGTATTCAACAGTGTTCAACCTTCAGGACCCCCTTCTTCAGGTTCCTG GAATGGATGGATTCTGGGGGCAGTTTTAACATTCGTTTTGCCCTTCTTGACTAACAAATGGGGGCCATTGTTGAAAATCAAAA ATGAATTTGAGACTGCAGTACAGACGGTGGAGAACGTAGTGGACGCTGTAGAAAAGGTGGCGGAGCAAGTGGAAAAGGTGGCGGAAGATATAGCCGAAGgccttccagctggaaaactTAAAAATGCTGTTACCTTCATTGAAAATGTAGCTGATCAGATTGATGATACAGCAGAAGTGGTTGGTGATGCCATTGATAAG gttcaagaagttgaagaacaGGTGGAATCAGCTGTTGAATCAGCCCTTGATGGAGAAAAAGAAGCCATCCCTGATGAAGCAAAGGAGCCTGCCAAAGAAGTGAAAGCTGAGACTTGA
- the LOC113713845 gene encoding uncharacterized protein has translation MDLSQETEDFLRESVEYTLGLPVSTQTLQLKLRAAEEAQYHLRNQYLHLQSKLREKDEIIERARAEATLNAQALKKFVEENQKLAMECANLLGQCKRWERECSLYDHDREALMDFGNEADERAKEAEVRVHELEDEVKTLSEELQFYKYQYDEQSVGTSGEAAATEQMLLESLLASALGKDNVMSTARSFLESNRGVDVFERMLSLWNSLRPSTQKVLALVAELTSLEKHKEHLRVNLDRAEEEVKVLFEENNILDEENKKLMRQLHRERNLHGSGGKHSGSVSSKGNKRKSSRKMCSQVEKKIDFGDADSLRQPLSPLQQYSPESRMHKK, from the exons ATGGATCTTTCTCAAGAAACCGAAGACTTCCTTCGAGAATCGGTGGAATATACCCTCGGCTTGCCGGTCTCGACTCAGACTCTGCAATTAAAGCTTCGCGCCGCGGAAGAAGCCCAATATCATCTTCGCAATCAGTATCTTCATCTCCAATCGAAACTCAGAGAAAAAGATGAAATCATCGAGCGAGCTAgg GCGGAGGCTACTCTGAATGCGCAGGCGTTGAAGAAATTTGTGGAGGAGAATCAGAAGTTGGCAATGGAATGTGCCAATTTGTTGGGGCAGTGTAAGAGGTGGGAGAGAGAGTGCTCGTTGTATGATCACGATCGCGAGGCATTgatggattttggaaatgaggcGGATGAGAGAGCTAAAGAGGCTGAGGTTCGAGTTCATGAGTTGGAAGACGAGGTGAAGACGTTATCAGAGGAATTGCAATTTTACAAGTATCAGTATGATGAACAATCG GTTGGTACATCAGGAGAGGCCGCAGCGACAGAACAAATGTTACTTGAGTCACTATTGGCTTCTGCACTTGGAAAAGACAATGTCATGTCAACAGCGCGTTCATTTCTAGAATCTAATCGTGGAGTTGATGTGTTTGAAAGGATGTTGAGCCTGTGGAATAG CTTGAGACCGTCAACACAGAAGGTGTTAGCTTTGGTGGCTGAGTTGACGAGTTTGGAGAAACACAAGGAACATTTAAGAGTCAACCTTGATAGGGCTGAGGAGGAG GTGAAGGTGTTGTTTGAAGAAAACAACATCCTGGATGAGGAGAACAAAAAGTTAATGAGGCAACTCCACAGAGAACGAAATCTACATGGCTCTGGCGGAAAACATTCTGGCAGCGTTTCTTCAAAG GGTAACAAGAGAAAGTCCAGCCGCAAGATGTGCAGCCAAGTTGAGAAGAAAATTGATTTCGGTGATGCTGATTCACTAAGACAACCATTATCACCTTTGCAACAGTACTCGCCTGAAAGCAGGATGCACAAAAAGTAG
- the LOC113713242 gene encoding uncharacterized protein encodes MAFSRVVLALMMFAVVVGAAVAQAPGASPAASPKKSPAPAASPNKAVTAPTPSAAATSPVSAPKTSPTAGPAASPPSPSTVATPASGPSATSPSSIAGNPSGAPASTPNGAPASTPGNGAALNRVTVVGSAGVAFLAAALLF; translated from the coding sequence ATGGCTTTTTCAAGAGTGGTTTTGGCTTTGATGATGTTCGCTGTTGTGGTTGGAGCAGCGGTGGCTCAAGCACCGGGAGCATCACCGGCGGCTTCACCGAAGAAATCACCGGCTCCAGCAGCATCACCAAACAAGGCAGTTACCGCACCGACTCCCTCCGCTGCTGCGACGTCACCGGTTTCCGCTCCCAAGACCTCGCCAACCGCCGGTCCCGCGGCTTCTCCACCATCGCCTTCAACCGTTGCTACCCCTGCCTCTGGTCCTTCTGCTACTTCTCCGTCGTCCATCGCTGGCAATCCTTCTGGTGCTCCAGCTTCCACTCCTAACGGTGCTCCCGCTTCCACTCCTGGTAACGGTGCTGCATTGAACAGAGTCACCGTCGTTGGATCTGCTGGCGTAGCATTCCTTGCTGCCGCCTTGTTGTTCTAG
- the LOC113714532 gene encoding blue copper protein — translation MAKQSSGILCLILIAFAAVPSWATDYTVGDTSGWALGIDYTSWTGGKTFKVGDNLVFNYATSHTVDEVTQSDYGTCAVGNAISTDNTGATTIPLKTPGTHYFICGVVGHCGGGMKLSVTVTGGGPTASPPAGSGTTTSPSSGTTTTPATATTTLTPPSSTTTTTQPSSSAALTPFGALFFTLVALISKLVMS, via the exons ATGGCAAAACAAAGTTCTGGGATTTTATGCTTGATCCTGATCGCTTTTGCTGCTGTTCCAAGTTGGGCAACTGATTACACAGTTGGAGACACTTCTGGTTGGGCACTAGGGATTGATTATACCTCATGGACTGGTGGGAAGACCTTCAAAGTTGGCGACAACCTTG TATTCAATTATGCAACTAGCCATACCGTGGATGAAGTGACACAAAGTGATTATGGCACATGCGCAGTGGGAAATGCCATTAGTACAGACAACACAGGCGCAACTACCATCCCTCTCAAAACTCCCGGGACACATTATTTCATCTGTGGTGTCGTTGGCCACTGCGGCGGTGGGATGAAGTTATCCGTCACCGTGACAGGAGGAGGACCTACTGCATCTCCACCAGCTGGAAGCGGAACAACTACTTCTCCATCATCTGGCACCACTACTACTCCGGCAACCGCTACAACTACCCTAACACCACCTTCAAGCACCACAACTACTACCCAGCCATCGTCTTCAGCAGCTCTCACTCCATTTGGAGCCTTGTTTTTCACTTTGGTAGCTCTGATTTCTAAGTTGGTTATGTCTTAA
- the LOC113714827 gene encoding uncharacterized protein: MASSSVLYTNFFTGLLDIKSCKRSRSSIFQHPLSKHEVPRSLPKNGSLQYLGTSLEIAPINRRSNKDFAVYCTPPEAGGIFPFWPLTENFWPPTEHSWTWLLGLVALVPVAAQRLLTLTKEVDTVAETVEKMAESVENVAEDVEKMAEDFAEKLPEGSKLKQVVAFVENAAKETEKDAQLAQDFMDKVEEVDEQVESMLTNGSKGTVKAAANDQK; encoded by the exons ATGGCATCATCGTCTGTTCTTTATACTAACTTTTTTACCGGTCTTCTTGACATCAAGTCATGCAAGAGATCTCGATCTTCCATCTTCCAGCACCCTTTATCAAAACATGAGGTTCCAAGATCACTACCCAAAAATGGAAGCTTGCAGTACCTCGGGACCAGCTTGGAGATCGCACCAATTAACAGAAGATCAAACAA GGACTTTGCCGTCTACTGCACTCCCCCAGAAGCAGGCGGGATCTTTCCATTTTGGCCCCTTACAGAAAACTTTTGGCCCCCTACAGAACATTCTTG GACTTGGCTACTAGGCTTGGTGGCATTAGTACCCGTGGCTGCCCAAAGATTGTTAACGTTGACCA AGGAAGTGGATACCGTGGCTGAGACGGTGGAGAAAATGGCAGAATCCGTGGAAAACGTGGCGGAGGACGTGGAGAAGATGGCGGAGGATTTTGCCGAGAAGCTCCCAGAAGGCAGTAAACTCAAGCAAGTTGTTGCTTTTGTTGAAAATGCTGCCAAAGAAACGGAAAAGGATGCTCAACTGGCTCAAGATTTCATGGACAAG GTTGAGGAAGTGGATGAGCAAGTGGAATCTATGCTCACAAATGGATCAAAAGGCACTGTGAAAGCAGCAGCAAATGATCAAAAGTAG
- the LOC113714531 gene encoding 28 kDa ribonucleoprotein, chloroplastic-like: MALLRLLHLPSCPTNFFCFHQNLSSASPQPSTHKPPTLNATLSFPSLSFKLPFKSQRFNLFEFQVPFSAQAQPITQNSENAEKDNQEEEEDDEGEGEEEEFSKTRILAQNVPWTSTVDDLRPLFEKYGTVVDIELSMYNKTRNRGLAFVSMASHEEALAAFRNLESYDYQGRVLKLSWAKPKKIKPAAPPKPKTLPIHNLFVANLHFAARAKDLKEFFNANNGNVVSAEIIFQDNPRRSAGYGFVSFNTKEEAEAALVGFQGKEFMGRPIRVARSRGFLRPQTKADVQSDITTAKSNSLEN; encoded by the exons ATGGCACTTCTTCGTCTTCTCCATTTGCCATCATGTCCCACAAACTTCTTCTGCTTCCACCAGAACCTTTCCTCAGCTTCACCACAACCCTCCACTCACAAACCTCCCACACTCAACGCcactctctcttttccctctctttcatTCAAACTCCCATTTAAGTCCCAAAGATTCAATCTTTTTGAGTTCCAAGTCCCTTTTTCAGCCCAAGCCCAACCCATTACTCAAAAttcagaaaatgcagaaaaagataaccaagaagaagaagaagacgacgaaggagaaggagaagaagaagaattctcTAAAACCAGAATTTTAGCTCAGAATGTTCCATGGACCTCCACTGTAGATGATCTTCGTCCTCTCTTTGAGAAGTATGGTACTGTTGTGGACATTGAG CTGTCAATGTATAACAAGACCAGAAACAGGGGTTTGGCATTTGTTTCAATGGCTTCACATGAGGAAGCTCTGGCTGCTTTCAGGAATCTCGAATCGTAT GATTATCAGGGTAGAGTGTTAAAGCTGAGTTGGGCTAAGCCGAAGAAAATCAAACCTGCTGCTCCTCCAAAGCCAAAGACATTGCCAATACACAACTTATTTGTGGCAAATTTACACTTTGCAGCCCGTGCCAAAGATCTCAAAGAGTTTTTCAATGCTAATAATGGAAATGTTGTTTCTGCTGAGATTATTTTTCAAGATAATCCTAGACGGTCTGCTGGTTATGGATTTGTTTCCTTCAATACTAAGGAGGAGGCTGAGGCTGCACTAGTAGGTTTTCAAGGGAAG GAGTTTATGGGGAGGCCAATTCGAGTGGCACGCAGTAGAGGATTTTTAAGACCACAAACAAAAGCTGATGTTCAATCTGATATTACCACAGCTAAGTCAAATTCTTTAGAGAATTGA